The nucleotide sequence CCACCGGCGATCGCATCGAGATTCGCGGTTTTGGCAGCTTTTCTCTACACTACCGCGCCCCCCGCGTGGGGCGTAACCCCAAGACCGGTCAGTCCGTCAGCCTAGACGGCAAATTTGTCCCGCATTTCAAGCCGGGCAAGGAGTTGCGGGATCGGGTGAATGAAGAGGAAGAGTAGAGGGTAGCAATAAGATATCGGCCACCTTTAACGCTAGTTTCAAATGGCATCTTGGATCTTTTCCGGTCCGATGCAGTGAGTTAACGAGCGCCATCTGTTCGGCAAATTTAAGGGCCTTGAGCCCTGCAGTTTCAATCTTCCCTGCTTTCGAGTGCCGGGGCACTAAAGATAAAATTTCAATACTAGTATAATAAAGTGTTGTTATTTTCGCGGCTGGACTATTTTATTTTTCTGTGATAATGGCCTGCTAGGGCTTTTTGTTTTTAGTGAGAATGGTTTTCATCCTTTGTGCATCTGCGGGATGAAAGCATGAGGGTAAAATGGCTTTATAAAAATCGCAGAGGCGATTTTTACGACAACGGATTAATGGAAATACACATGCTAAAACTGGACGACATCAAACTGGCTGTAATAGGCCTTGGTTACGTGGGTTTGCCACTGGCTGTTGAGTTTGGCAAGCAGCGCCCGGCGATCGGATTTGACATCAACCAGGCAAGGATTGACGCGCTGAAGGCCGGGCACGACGCCACATTGGAAGTCTGTACTGCGGAGCTGAAAGAGGCTGGTTTTTTGTCGTTCAGTTCGAATCAAGAAGATCTAGTGGCTTGTAATACCTATATTGTCACAGTGCCGACGCCGATCGATAGTTACAAGCAGCCGGACCTGACGCCTCTGATCAAGGCTTCGGAAATGCTCGGTAAAGTGTTAAAGAAAGGCGATATTGTTATCTATGAGTCTACGGTTTATCCCGGTGCCACCGAAGAAGTCTGTGTTCCTGTGCTGGAGAAAGCTTCAGGCTTGAAATTTAACAGTGACTTTTATGCTGGCTATAGCCCGGAGCGGATTAATCCAGGTGATAAAGTTCACCGATTGACAACTATCAAGAAGGTGACTGCCGGTTCGACTGCAGACGTCGCCGAGTTGGTGGATAGGCTTTATAATCAAGTTGTGATAGCGGGCACGCACAAGGCTTCCAGTATCAAAGTGGCTGAAGCTGCCAAGGTGATTGAAAATACTCAGCGTGACTTGAATATTGCCTTGATCAACGAGTTGGCAATTATATTCAATAGGATGGGAATTGATACCGAAGCGGTCTTGGAGGCGGCGGGAACGAAGTGGAACTTCCTACCATTCAGGCCAGGGTTGGTTGGCGGGCACTGCATTGGTGTCGACCCTTACTATCTCACGCACAAGGCGCAATCGATCGGATATCACCCGGAAATTATATTGGCCGGACGCAGGTTGAATGACGGAATGGGGGCGTACGTTGTCTCGCAGATGGTCAAGGCCATGCTCAAGAAGCAGATTCAGGTAGACGGTGCGCGTATTCTTTTGATGGGTCTTGCGTTCAAGGAAAATTGCCCAGATCTGCGGAATACCCGCATAGTCGATATCGTTAACGAGTTGGCTGAATACAACATCGCTGTCGACGTTTATGACCCTTGGGTGAGCAAGGAAGAGGCTGAGGAAGAGTACGGCATTTGTCCTATAGCCGCTCCCGACGAGTCTGCGTACGATGGTGTGATATTGGCAGTAGCACATGAAGAGTTCCGTCAGGCGGGCGTAGCAAAAATACGCAGTTACGGCAAGACAAAGCACGTACTTTATGACCTGAAGTATCTATTGACGGCCGAAGAGTCTGATTTGCGTCTATAGAACGCTCGGTTGAGATAATTACTAGGGTAGGTGCAGCATGAATGGATATAGGAAGCTTCTTTCGGAAATTTCGACGTCACCAAAAAAATGGTTGGTGACTGGCGTTGCCGGTTTTATTGGCTCGAATCTTCTGGAAACACTACTGTTGGCCGAGCAGTGGGTGGTAGGAATAGACAATTTTTCTACGGGGCACAAGAAAAATCTTGAAGAAGTGCAAGGTCTTGTCAGCGCCGAACAATGGGCACGCTTTACCTTTGTCGAAGGTGATATAAGGTCTCTGGAGGACTGCAACTCAGTTTGTCAGGGGGTTGATTACGTCTTGCATCAAGCGGCCTTGGGCTCTGTTCCGCGCTCGATCGATGACCCGATTAATACTAATAACACCAACATTGATGGTTTTCTCAACATGTTGGTTGCTGCCAAAGGTGCAGGGGTGAAAAGCTTCACTTATGCAGCCAGTAGCTCCACTTACGGCGATCACCCTGGGTTGCCTAAGGTTGAGGCTATCATCGGCAAGCCTCTTTCTCCCTACGCTGTGACAAAGTATGTAAACGAACTCTATGCTGATGTATTTTCCCGCTGCTACGGTTTCAACACTGTAGGTCTGCGTTATTTTAATGTTTTCGGTAAGCGCCAAGATCCCAATGGTGCTTATGCAGCGGTTATCCCGAAGTGGATTTCCTCGATGATATCCGGTGAGGATATCTATGTTAACGGCGATGGTGAAACCAGTCGGGATTTCTGTTTCATCGAGAATACTGTCCAGGCCAACTTGCTCGCGGCGACCAGTACAAACGCTGAATCCTTGAACCAGGTCTATAATGTCGCTGTGGGTGACCGTACGACATTGAACCAATTGTTTGCGTTGCTGGCTGCAGAACTTTCCAATAATGCTGTTGTTTACCAGTGTAGTCCGGTATATCGAGACTTCAGGGCGGGCGATGTCAAGCACTCGCAAGCTGACATAGGGAAAGTCAAGGCGCTGTTGGGGTACGCCCCCGAGTATAGCGTGGAACAAGGTATTGCTGTGGCCATGCCTTGGTACGTTAACGCCTTGGCGCAAGGTGTGAAATGAATAGCTTAGAGTGGGTCAGCTTTCCACCCCTGGGCGATGATCGGGGGTCTCTGGTTGCGATAGAGGCGGAGAAGACCGTTCCCTTTGAGATTAAAAGGGTCTATTACATCTTCGGTACACAAAAGGGTGTGGCTCGAGGTTTTCATGCGCACCGCAATCTGAAGCAAGTAGCGGTTTGCGTGATAGGTCATTGTGAAATGATACTGGACAACGGCTCCGTCCGGAGTATGGCTAGGTTGGACTCGCCGACCAAAGGGTTGGTCATTGGGGATCTGGTTTGGCGAGAAATGCATAACTTCAGCGAAGATTGTGTATTGCTGGTCTTGGCCAGTGAGCATTATGACGAGGGTGATTACATAAGGGATTATGCCGAGTTTTTGGCCGTCGTAGCGGATAGCCAGCCATCGGTCTGATGTAAACACCTGAGTCAATTTATTAAATAAGATGTTTCCTAAGTATCAAGTGAATGCGAGTGACTTTATCATGGTTGAGTTTTTGAATCTTAAATCTGCCAACGCATCGATGCGTGACGAGCTGATTGGCGCGTGCACAAGGGTTGTAGACTCTGGTTGGTACGTAGCAGGTCAAGAACTGCACCAATTTGAGGCTTCGTTCGCCGAATACTGTGGCGCAAAGCATTGTGTTGGAGTGGCCAATGGCCTCGATGCGCTAGTTTTGACACTGCGTGCCTGGAAGTTGATGGGGAAACTGCAGGATGGTGATGAAGTCATTGTGCCAGCAAATACCTATATTGCCAGTATTCTCGCAATTACAGAAAACAACCTGGTGCCTGTACTGGTTGAGCCAGATGAGCAGACGTTCAATCTATCGCCTGAACGCACGCGTGCTGCTTTGACTTCTCGAACACGAGTTATCCTTGCCGTCCATTTGTACGGGCAGCTTGCGTGCATGCCTGAGTTGATGGACATCGCCAAATTCAACAAATTGCTTGTACTGGAGGACGCAGCGCAAGCACACGGCGCTAGCTCAAATGGGAAGAAGGCTGGTAGCTGGGGCGATGCAGCAGGGTTCAGCTTCTACCCAGGAAAAAATTTGGGCGCATTGGGCGATGCAGGCGCTGTTGTGACTAGCAGTGATGAGTTAGCGAATGCGCTCCAAGCACTTAGAAATTATGGCTCGCATCAGCGCTACCATAATATGTACCAAGGCGTTAATAGTCGGCTTGACGAAATTCAAGCGGCCATGCTGAGTGTCAAACTCAAGTATTTGGATGCGCAAACCGCGCACCGGCGGGAAATTGCCCAGTTCTACATGGACCATATCGAGAATCCGACTATTGCGTTGCCCTTGCGACCAGGTGTGGACGTGCGGAATATGAAGTCTCATGTCTGGCATCTTTTTGTGGCGCGCAGTGAACAGCGAGAGGCACTCCAGTCACATTTACTGAAGCACGACATACAGTCGTTGATTCACTATCCTATTCCACCGCATAAGCAAGCAGCCTATCAAAGCCTGAATGGACTATCCTTGGAGATAACAGAAAATATCCATCGAACAGTCCTGAGCCTGCCGATCGGGCCGACTCTGAGCATCGCGGAGGCAACGCAGGTTGTCGAGGCGTGCAACAGTTTCAACGGCGTCAGCGCATAATGACTTTTGTAAGAACCAGTCTGCTCAATGCTGTCGCGGTTGTAATTAAAATGCTTACCTTGCTAGGGATAAATAAAATATTGGCCGTGTATGTCGGTCCTGCAGGGTATGCGGCATTAGGGCAGTTTCAAAATTTGGTTCAGATGATCACCACCTTTGCCGGTGGTTCAATGAATACGGGGGTGACAAAGTACACAGCGGAATACGCAGGAGATACCGATCGGCAACACCGGATATGGGCCACAGCGGGCATTGTCTCTTTAATTGGAGCTTGCATTGCAGCCTTGCTGATCGCTCTATTTGCCAGACCTCTGGCGCGTTACTTCTTGAGCGCTGAAACCCATTACACGGTCTTTTATTGGCTTTCCTGCGGTTTGATTTTTTTTGTTCTAAACTCATTGTTGTTGGCGATACTGAATGGTAAGAAAGAAGTGGCGGCCTACGTGACTGCCAATATTATTGGTAGTCTATTGAGCTTTGTAATTGTCGTTGTTTTATCCGTTTATTTTGGGCTATACGGTGCGTTGGTGTCGCTCTCGGTCTACCAGTCTATCGCCTGTGTCGCAACGGCCTATATCTGCTCACGTAAATCCTGGTTCAGCTTTCGATTGCTGGTCGGTGCAATTGATCAACAGACGTTGTTTAATCTGTTGAAGTTTTCGCTTATGGTCGGAGTATCGGCTACGTGTGTACCCTTGTCGAGTATGCTGGTCCGTGATTATTTGATAGGCGCCTACGGGATTGATTTTGCCGGCTACTGGGAAGCGTTGACCAGACTTAGCGGCGCCTACCTGATGCTGGTCACTACGACCTTAAGTTTGTATTTTCTCCCTAGATACTCGGAAATTAAATCGGTCACTAAGCTTAGGCTTGAAGTTATAAAAGCGCTGTGCATGATCGTTCCAGTTGCACTGTTGGGAAGTGCCAGTGTTTATCTGTTAAGGGAGTGGTTGATAAGGCTGCTATTTTCCAGTGATTTTTTACCGATTGAAAGTATGGTCGCTTGGCAGGTAGTTGGCGATGCATTGAAGATAACTAGTTGGGTTTTGGGTTTTTTGTTATGGGCGAGAGCGTTGGTCATTCCTTTTATCGTTACTGAAGCTATATTTTCATTTGGTTTTTTCTTTGCGACAAAGTTTTTTTCGGCCCATTATGGCAGCGATGGAGTGGTCATAGCTTACGCGGTTAACTATTTTTTGTATTTGATAGCGCTTGCGCTGTTTTTCTTTTTGTGGTTTCGAAAACATAAAATTCTTGAAGCTGGTGAGGGGCATAAGGAATGTTGAAGGTAAGTATTATAGTACCCTCGTACAATCACTCGAGTTTCGTCTGTGCGACAATTGAGTCGATAATGAATCAAACGGCAGCGCGCAGCAGCTATGAGTTGATAGTTGTTGATGATTGTTCTCCGGATGACAGTGTTCAGAAAATTAGGTGTCTTCAAGAGAAATATGATTTTGTATTTATTGAGAGTGAAGTAAATACTGGTGTGAATGGTGCTATCGAACGCGCCTTGGAAGTGTGCAGTGGTGCATATATATCGCTGATTGGTTCGGACGACGTGTTGCTGCCTAATAAAGTAGCAGCTCAACTGAGCTTTCTACTTGAAAATGATGTTGATTGTGTTTATTCGTTGGGAGAAATAATCAACGAACAAGGTAATGTTTTTACCAGGCAAAACCTGTCTGAATTCGAGCGCGCTTTAAATTCCGGTCAAGGCTACACATTTTGTGCCATCGATGACACCTCTGCACCTTTGCTACAGTCTGCGATGATGAAAGCAGATTTGATGCGAGAGGTTTCGGGGTTGAGAAGAAAGTTTAAATCAGATGACTGGGTTGTGTTGTTGTATTTTTTAAGAGGCTATAAAGTTGGTTTTCAGAACTTGGCAACGTTTCAATATCGAATTCACCCTGGCAATACCCATTCGGACTGTTGGAAAACTCTTCCAATGAGACTTGAAGTTCCCTGCATGTTTTTTTCGGTAAAAGAGTCAGGTTTACGTAATAAGTCTATATCTAATATATTTTTTTCGCACTCTGCAAGCCTGTTTAGAGGGCATAGTTATTTGGCTGGTTTACGCTTTTTGCTGGCCGGCCTTTGTTTTGGTTTTTCCTTGAAAAAACTGGTTCGGTTTGTGAGTAAGAGGCTTTTAGGGTGAGTGTGCTATCAGTTTCTATTATTATTCTTACCTATAATCACGAGTCGTTTATTTTGGAGGCGTTGCAGTCGGTTGCACTCCAGGAATATCCTGGCGTTCAACTGGTTATCGGTGATGATGCGTCAAGCGATCGAACGTGTGATGTAATTGATAAGTTCGAAAAACATTCCGGAATGAATATTGATAAAGTTTATTTCGATGCAAATGTTGGTATTACCAGGAATTTTAATGCGTGTCTGGAACGTTGTCAGGGAGATGTGATTTTTGTACTGGGTGGAGATGATGTTTTCTGCCCTGGAAAGATCGCAGCGCAAGTGCAGCATCTTGAAGATAATCCAAGTATCACAATTTCGTATCATGATGTTGAGGTGTTTGACTCTGACTCAAATCGAGTCATGTATCTCTATAATGAAATGCATGGTAAGCACGAAGGTGGCGCGGCAGAGCTGGTCCGACGCGGGGCATTTAGTTGTGGTTGTTCGGTAGCGATCCGAAATAAAAATTTGCCAGCCTGCGATGAACGCATAAAGTTTGCGTCAGACTGGCTTTGGTATATTGAAGTTTTGATGCTTTCTGGTGGCGAGATTAAGTATCTTGAAGGTGTCTACGCGCGTTATCGCAGGCACGCCAATAACATCACAGGTGGTAGTCATTTGCAGCAGCAGTATGCAGAAGTTATGCAGACGCTGGATATCGTTGCTGGGAAGTATCCCTCGCTCAAGGCGGTCGCTAGTAAATCTGTTTCCGAGCGAAACATAGCATTCTCTATGAAATTTTTTATTGCTGGTGAGTATTGGCGAGGATTGTTGTTGTTCAAAATGGCCATGTCTAAGAACAGTCTTGCGCCCCTGTTTTTTTTGCGTATTAGGATTAGGCGTATATTGAAATTGTTTCGCTAGTCGGTAGTTGGGGTGTTTGTTTTTGATTTGTTTTGTAATTGATGCTGGTAATATAACCCGTCGGGGGCATAGATGGACGTCAAAAAAGTTAAGAAAATAGTTGGTGCCGTCGTTTCGTTGTTTTTACTGACAGGGCTTATGTTTTACTTGAGTCCTGCGGATATTCTGTCCCACGCACAACAGTTTCCTCCTACCTTGTTGGTGTTGGTATTTGCTCTTATGGTTGGGAACGTGGTCGTGGTGACCTTCAGGTTCTGGCGTATTTTATCTCATTTTGATCATCCTCTGTCCTGGC is from Pseudomonas marginalis and encodes:
- the ihfB gene encoding integration host factor subunit beta; this translates as MTKSELIERIVTHQGLLSSKDVELAIKTMLEQMSQCLATGDRIEIRGFGSFSLHYRAPRVGRNPKTGQSVSLDGKFVPHFKPGKELRDRVNEEEE
- the tviB gene encoding Vi polysaccharide biosynthesis UDP-N-acetylglucosamine C-6 dehydrogenase TviB, yielding MLKLDDIKLAVIGLGYVGLPLAVEFGKQRPAIGFDINQARIDALKAGHDATLEVCTAELKEAGFLSFSSNQEDLVACNTYIVTVPTPIDSYKQPDLTPLIKASEMLGKVLKKGDIVIYESTVYPGATEEVCVPVLEKASGLKFNSDFYAGYSPERINPGDKVHRLTTIKKVTAGSTADVAELVDRLYNQVVIAGTHKASSIKVAEAAKVIENTQRDLNIALINELAIIFNRMGIDTEAVLEAAGTKWNFLPFRPGLVGGHCIGVDPYYLTHKAQSIGYHPEIILAGRRLNDGMGAYVVSQMVKAMLKKQIQVDGARILLMGLAFKENCPDLRNTRIVDIVNELAEYNIAVDVYDPWVSKEEAEEEYGICPIAAPDESAYDGVILAVAHEEFRQAGVAKIRSYGKTKHVLYDLKYLLTAEESDLRL
- a CDS encoding NAD-dependent epimerase/dehydratase family protein — translated: MNGYRKLLSEISTSPKKWLVTGVAGFIGSNLLETLLLAEQWVVGIDNFSTGHKKNLEEVQGLVSAEQWARFTFVEGDIRSLEDCNSVCQGVDYVLHQAALGSVPRSIDDPINTNNTNIDGFLNMLVAAKGAGVKSFTYAASSSTYGDHPGLPKVEAIIGKPLSPYAVTKYVNELYADVFSRCYGFNTVGLRYFNVFGKRQDPNGAYAAVIPKWISSMISGEDIYVNGDGETSRDFCFIENTVQANLLAATSTNAESLNQVYNVAVGDRTTLNQLFALLAAELSNNAVVYQCSPVYRDFRAGDVKHSQADIGKVKALLGYAPEYSVEQGIAVAMPWYVNALAQGVK
- a CDS encoding sugar 3,4-ketoisomerase, yielding MNSLEWVSFPPLGDDRGSLVAIEAEKTVPFEIKRVYYIFGTQKGVARGFHAHRNLKQVAVCVIGHCEMILDNGSVRSMARLDSPTKGLVIGDLVWREMHNFSEDCVLLVLASEHYDEGDYIRDYAEFLAVVADSQPSV
- a CDS encoding DegT/DnrJ/EryC1/StrS family aminotransferase, with translation MVEFLNLKSANASMRDELIGACTRVVDSGWYVAGQELHQFEASFAEYCGAKHCVGVANGLDALVLTLRAWKLMGKLQDGDEVIVPANTYIASILAITENNLVPVLVEPDEQTFNLSPERTRAALTSRTRVILAVHLYGQLACMPELMDIAKFNKLLVLEDAAQAHGASSNGKKAGSWGDAAGFSFYPGKNLGALGDAGAVVTSSDELANALQALRNYGSHQRYHNMYQGVNSRLDEIQAAMLSVKLKYLDAQTAHRREIAQFYMDHIENPTIALPLRPGVDVRNMKSHVWHLFVARSEQREALQSHLLKHDIQSLIHYPIPPHKQAAYQSLNGLSLEITENIHRTVLSLPIGPTLSIAEATQVVEACNSFNGVSA
- a CDS encoding O-antigen translocase; the encoded protein is MQQFQRRQRIMTFVRTSLLNAVAVVIKMLTLLGINKILAVYVGPAGYAALGQFQNLVQMITTFAGGSMNTGVTKYTAEYAGDTDRQHRIWATAGIVSLIGACIAALLIALFARPLARYFLSAETHYTVFYWLSCGLIFFVLNSLLLAILNGKKEVAAYVTANIIGSLLSFVIVVVLSVYFGLYGALVSLSVYQSIACVATAYICSRKSWFSFRLLVGAIDQQTLFNLLKFSLMVGVSATCVPLSSMLVRDYLIGAYGIDFAGYWEALTRLSGAYLMLVTTTLSLYFLPRYSEIKSVTKLRLEVIKALCMIVPVALLGSASVYLLREWLIRLLFSSDFLPIESMVAWQVVGDALKITSWVLGFLLWARALVIPFIVTEAIFSFGFFFATKFFSAHYGSDGVVIAYAVNYFLYLIALALFFFLWFRKHKILEAGEGHKEC
- a CDS encoding glycosyltransferase family 2 protein produces the protein MLKVSIIVPSYNHSSFVCATIESIMNQTAARSSYELIVVDDCSPDDSVQKIRCLQEKYDFVFIESEVNTGVNGAIERALEVCSGAYISLIGSDDVLLPNKVAAQLSFLLENDVDCVYSLGEIINEQGNVFTRQNLSEFERALNSGQGYTFCAIDDTSAPLLQSAMMKADLMREVSGLRRKFKSDDWVVLLYFLRGYKVGFQNLATFQYRIHPGNTHSDCWKTLPMRLEVPCMFFSVKESGLRNKSISNIFFSHSASLFRGHSYLAGLRFLLAGLCFGFSLKKLVRFVSKRLLG
- a CDS encoding glycosyltransferase, coding for MSVLSVSIIILTYNHESFILEALQSVALQEYPGVQLVIGDDASSDRTCDVIDKFEKHSGMNIDKVYFDANVGITRNFNACLERCQGDVIFVLGGDDVFCPGKIAAQVQHLEDNPSITISYHDVEVFDSDSNRVMYLYNEMHGKHEGGAAELVRRGAFSCGCSVAIRNKNLPACDERIKFASDWLWYIEVLMLSGGEIKYLEGVYARYRRHANNITGGSHLQQQYAEVMQTLDIVAGKYPSLKAVASKSVSERNIAFSMKFFIAGEYWRGLLLFKMAMSKNSLAPLFFLRIRIRRILKLFR